The Geomonas agri genome contains the following window.
CGACCTGCGCGTCGAACTGGACGCCCAGATCCCGGAACTGCTGATCGGCGACCCGATGCGGCTTGCCCAGATCCTCAACAACCTCTTGAGCAACGCCCTCAAATTCACCCGCCACGGCAGCGTACAGCTCGCGGTGAAGCTGGCGCGCAAGGAGCCGGGCTCCGCCGAACTGATCTTTGCGGTACGCGACTCCGGCATAGGCATCCTGGCCGAGGACCAGGTCCAGCTGTTCCAGGCCTTCACCCAGCTGGACGGCTCGATCACCCGCAGCCACAGCGGGACCGGCCTGGGGCTCGCCATATGCAAGCGCCTAACCGCCATGATGAAGGGCGAGATCTGGTGCGAGAGCATACCGGGGCTCGGGAGCACCTTCTCGTTCTGGCTCCCCTTCTGCATCGCCTCCGCCGACAGCAAAGTGGAGCGGAAGAAGGGCACGGGCTTCACCCGGTTCCGGCAGCAGCGGGTACTGCTGGTCGAGGATAACCCGTTCAACCAGAAGGTGGCGCTTGCCCTCCTGGAGCGGGGTGGGTTGCAGGTGACGGTTGCCGGCAATGGCGACGAGGCGGTGGACTTGGTGAGGACCAAAGAGTTCGACCTGGTGCTGATGGATGTCCGGATGCCGGTAAAGGACGGACTGACTGCCGCCCGGGAGATCCGGGCGCTGGACAAGCCGGGGACGGAATCGCTACCCATCCTGGCGGTTTCCGCCAACGCCATGGACGACGACGTGGCGGCGAGCCTCGCGGCCGGCATGAACGGGCACATCGCCAAGCCGTTCACGCCAGACTCCCTCTTCGGCGCCATCGCGGTCTGGCTCAATGGCCAGGGGCGCACCTCGGCGGGCGAGGAGGAGCAGGTCGAAGAGCGGCCGACGGTGGCAAAAGTGGACTTCGAGACCGGTGTGCGGCAGACCGGCGGCGACCGCAAACTTTACCGCGACCTCTTGAGGCAGTTCGAGCGCGAGTACCAGAACCAGGGGGCGGAAATCGAGCGCGAGATACGGGCCGGCAACAAGGAGGAGGCGGCTCGGCTCGCCCATTCGGTGAAAGGGATCGCCGGGGTCCTGGCGGCGCAGCCGTTGCACGGGGCCGCGCAGCGGCTGGAGACCGCCCTGAAAGGGGAGGGGGATCCGACCAGGGTGCTCGCCGACTTCCGCGAAGAGTTGATAGGGACCATTGCCTGCCTGCAGGCCGAGGGGTGGCAGAACCTGACCAGCAGCACCCCACGCCGGCCGACGGAGGCGAGCGCCGATAGCCCTTCCAGGGTCAACGCCTGAAGCTCTTTTAGATCACGGGAGGGAAAACGACGAAAGCGCCTGTTCCAGAAGGAACAGGCGCTTTTCTTTTGGGGACAACGGTCGTGCCGCGGGTTTACTTGGCCTTGATCATCTCGATTTCGAGGTTGATGTCGACGTCTTCGCCTACCGCGACGCCGCCGGTTTCCAGCATAGCGTTATAGACCAGGCCGAAGTCCTTGCGGTTGATCTTGGTGCTGGCGGTAACGCCGCTTCTCAGGTTGCCCCACGGGTCCTTACTCTCTTTGGCCGGTCCTTCCACGTTGAGCACCACTTCCTTGGTGACGCCGTGCAGGGTCAGGTCGCCGGTTACTTTGAGCTTGTCCTTGCCGGCCTTGGCCACCTTCTTGGAGGTGAAGGTCATGGTCGGGTACTTGGCGACGTCGAAGAAGTCGGCACTTCTTAAGTGCTCGTCACGCTTGGCCACGTTGGTGTTGACCGAAGCGGTGTCGATGGTGACGGAGACCTTGGACTTGGTGATGTCCTTGTCGTTGATCTCGACGGTCCCCTTGTGCTTCTCGAAGTTCCCTTTCACATTGGAAACCATGAGGTGACGTACCTTAAAGCCGACGTAGGAGTGGTCGGGGTCGATGTTCCAGGTGGAGGCGGAGGCGAGTACGGGAAGTGCCAGGGCGGCTACTGCGGCTATGGTTGCGATGGTCCTTTTCATGGTGGTTCTCCTTTTTGATCCGGTTGTCGGATTCTGTTTTAGTTGTTATCTTTTTAGTTGGCGTCTTTTGATGTTAAACTATTGCGTCAAAAAAAAGCTGCCGATATCTCTGAGTCCGCTATCCCTCCCGTAAGCCGAGTTTCTTGCAAAGTTTGCCCAAGGTTTCCTGTTCTGCATCGGTCAGCACCCCCATCTCGGCGACGATGGCCGCTTCGACCTCGGCGAAGGTGGCTTCGATCAGGCCGCGTCCCTTCTCCGTGAGCAGCACGGTGCAGTAGCGGCGGTCTTCCAGGGAGCGCTCGCGCTGCACCAGCCCCTGCTTTTCCAGGTTGTCGATGACCATGGTGATGTTACCGGTACTTTTCAAAATCTTCGACGCCACGTCGCGCTGGCACATGGAGCCCTTGTGCAGCAGGGCCTCCAGGACGCCGAACTGGCTGATGGTGAGGCCGGCATCGGACATCTTGCGTCCCACCCGTGCGGTCACCGACTCGGTGCCGCGCATCAGCTTGGTGTAGGTGTTCAGCGCGAGTTTTGACTTGGCATCCTGTTTCATGATCTACCTCTCCGTTGAGGTGTACTATTGTTTCGATGATTTAAAGTTAAACCCATGACGATTAAATGTCAAACTATTTTTTTCTGTTTGCTGCCACGAGGCAACTGCGCGCCGGGAGACAAGGGGAAAGCCTCGCCGCCCGAAGGCTCTAGCACAGCACTTCGCGCATCTTGGCGGCGAGTTCAGGGGAGGAAAAGGGTTTCTGGATGAAGTGCACCGAGTCCTCCAGCACACCGTGGCAAGCGATGAGATCCGCGGTGTAGCCGGAGATGAAGAGGCATTTCAGGTCGGGGATCTCGGCTGAGAGGAGCCCGGCGAGCTCGTGGCCGTTCATCTCGGGCATGATGACGTCGGTAATGAGAAGGTCTATCTTGCCGGTGTGATTCCTGGCGAGCTCCACTGCCTCTTTGGGCGAGGTGGAGGAGAGCACGTGGTACCCCTGCTTGGTGAGCATCATGGTAATTATGTTCAGGATGGCGCTTTCGTCCTCGACAAGCAGGACAGTTTCCTCCCCCTCCGGCGCGGGCGGCTCCGGGAGTGGGGCGCACTCCTTTTCCTGCGCGTCCTCGTGGCGCGGCAGATAAACGTTGACGGTGGTACCCCGTCCCACCTCGCTCTCCACGTTCACCCACCCGCCATTTTGCGTGACGACGCCGTAAACGGTGGCAAGCCCAAGGCCGGTACCCGCTCCCGTCTCCTTGGTGGTGAAGAAGGGCTCGAAGGCGTGGGCCAGGACCTCGGGCTCCATGCCGCAGCCGGTGTCGCGGACGCTCACGCACACGAAGTCGCCGGGAGGGACCTCCGCGCTCCCGCCGTGTTCACCGTCGAGGGTGCTGTTAGCAGTCTCGATGACGATGCGCCCGATCTCCTCGATGCTGTCGCGCGCATTGACGCAGAGATTGGCAAGGATCTGGTCCAGCTGCGACGGGTCGATCAGCACGCTCCAGAGCGAGCTTCCCGGCCTCCAGACCAGCTCGACACGTTCTCCGATAAGTCTTTGCAGCATGCTTAGCATGCGGCCGACCGTATCGTTCAGATCCAGCACCTTCGGGGAGATGGTCTGCTTTCGGGCAAAGGCCAAGAGCTGGCGCGTGAGGTTCGCCGAACGCTCCGCAGCCTTGTGGATCTCTTCGAGCCCGGCCCTCAGTGGTTCCCCGGGTGGGAGGTCCATGAGCGCCAGGTTCGCGTGCCCGAGGATCACGCTCAGCATGTTGTTGAAGTCGTGGGCGACGCCACCCGCCAGGCGCCCGACCGATTCGAGCTTCTGCGCCTGGAGCAACTGCGCCTCGAGCCGCGCCTTCTCCTCCTCGGCCCTCCTACGCTCGGTGACGTCCGTGGCCATGATCAAAATGACCCGTTTCCCCCTGCTCACCCTGCCAAGCGGCGTGGCCTGGAAGTCCCAGGTGCGGGTCGAGCCGTCCTTTGCCCTGAAGTCCCACTCTCCGTTGTACACGCTCATCTCGGTCGTGAAGAGCCCGTCAAGGTAAAGCATCGTGGCCGGGTTACGCTCCCGGAAGGCGGCCAGCGCCCAATGCTCAAGAGTGGGGATCTCCGTCATGGCATAGCCGGAGAGCCTGGTCCAGCCGGCGCTCAACTGCAGCACCCGCCCGTCCTCGTCGCAGATCATAATGGGGTAGGGGGAGCTGTCGATGGCCACCTGAAGAAGCGCCTGGGCCTCGCTCAGTTCGGCGGTCCGCTCCTCCACCCGTCGTTCCAGGGCGAGCGCCTGCTGCTCTATTACGCGGAAGGCGATGGCGTTTTTCAGGGCGAGGGCTATCGGGGCTGAGAGCAGGGCGATGATCTGGTTCACCTCCTCGATGCGGTGCAGCGTCTGCAGGTCGAAGAGGAGCAACAGGCCGATGGTCTCGCCCGCAGCCACGAGGCGGTAGCGCACCATGGAGCGAATCCCGGCGCGGTGCAAAGGGGCGCAAAGCGGATGGTGCTCGCTCAACCGGTCCGGGGTGAGCGGGAGTTGCTCCGGAGAGCTCTTGTAGCAGAAGAGATCCAGCTCCTCGGGGGTGAAGAGGTCCGCCCTGCGCTGCGGGCTTACGTTCAAAAGCTCGTGCCCCGGAGAGCGCGTCTCGTCGTGCAAAAGCACGATCACGGTCCTTGCCCCGGTCAGCTCGCGCAGATGCTCGGTCAACACCGCCCCCAGCTCGTGGGGGGACGACGAGACGAGCAGTTCGGCGATGACCTCGACGGCCATGAGCTGGGCTGCGGGCGAGAAGTCCCGGTGTTCTTGCTCCTTCACTGCTTTTCCCCCTCCATGATCGTCATGGCCCGGGCCTCCGCGTCCATCAGTCCGGTGAGCAGCGTGTCGAGCTCCACCCTCTCGGAGCGCCAGGGAAGACCGCTGTAGGCGGAGAAGGCCTCCATCTGCCGGACGGGAACCGGTACCATCCCCGTGTCGAGGTAAACCAGCACGGAGCGGTGCTCTTTGAGCAACTCACGCGCCGCAGCAGCGTCAGGCCCCAGTGCCTCTTCCATGACCTCTCTCCAGCGTTCCGCCCATTCCGGCAACACCAGGAAGGCCTCCTCGCGCATCAACTCGCGGTAGCGCTTCCTGCCGACCAGCAGCTGGGCGCAGTTGATCGAGTCCGTCCGGGCCGCCCGGAACTCCCGGGCAAGGTCGAGCATCCCCGCGCAGCAGTCGCCGTACACCAGCACGAGCCGGTCGCACGCCCCGCAGCGCTGCCGCAGTTGTTCGCGCAGCGTGCGTTCCAGGAGGGGAGGGGCCATGTGCAGCATGGAGTCGAGGAAGAAGAGCTCCCCCCCGATCATCTCGTCCCGGTGCAGTCGGGAAAGCTCGTCGCGCAAGACCCCGCAGGCAAGCCAGACCGTTTTCCTGATCACGTATTCCCTCCGGGGCTGGCTTTGTAGCTGGCGACACTCTCTTTCAGGGCCTTCAGGTTCGCCGCGGGGGTGTTCTGGGGGAGGTCTCCCCCCGAATTTGCCAGCACGAAGTGCCCCTCCGGCGCGTGAGCGGACAGGCGGTCGAGGGCGAGGCGGCTGATTTCGCAGGCGCTTGCGGAGGCGAAGGCGAGGTTGTCGAGGTTACCGATCAGGTTGAACCCGGCAGGAGTGAGCCGGCGCGACTCGGCGGGGTCATCCTTTGAGCCGATGATGGCGCCGACCACTCCCGGCAGCCCGGGGATGAGGTCGAGGGTGTGGTTCAGGCGCCCCCCGGTGCTGCTGACCACCTTGGGGCCGTTGATCGCGCCGAAGGTGGCGGTTAGGTGCGACAAAATGGCGTCGGCAAAGAGCCCGCGCGGCGCGATCTCGGCCGATGCCATCCCTTCGGTGAAGACGAGGCAGTCGGCACCCGCTTCGAGAAGGGTGTTGGCGAGCCCGACGAGAAAGGGGGAGCTGTGGTCGAGGAGCCTGGCCGCCTGCTCCGGCTCGAAGAGGAGCGTCTCCAGCCACTGCTCCAGCCCGGTCAGGAGTGCCGGGAGGATGCCGGGGCCGGGAAGCACCGCGATTACCGGGACTTCCTCCTTGTAGCACCGGGCAAGCCCCCTGGTAGCCTCGATCATCACCGGCAGGCGCGCCGCGGTCGAGGGGGCGGGGAGCGGCAGGGACAGTGCTTCGTTGACCGTTCTTGCCGGGTACCGCCTCACGTTCGGCGTCTGCAGCCCTCCCCAGACGGTTTCCCCGCCAAAGGCTTCCGAGATGGCGCTGAAGTCGAAGGGGGCCAGCACGAGGTCGAAGCCATAGCTCTCCTGGACGGCCCTTTGCCCGGCA
Protein-coding sequences here:
- a CDS encoding YceI family protein — translated: MKRTIATIAAVAALALPVLASASTWNIDPDHSYVGFKVRHLMVSNVKGNFEKHKGTVEINDKDITKSKVSVTIDTASVNTNVAKRDEHLRSADFFDVAKYPTMTFTSKKVAKAGKDKLKVTGDLTLHGVTKEVVLNVEGPAKESKDPWGNLRSGVTASTKINRKDFGLVYNAMLETGGVAVGEDVDINLEIEMIKAK
- a CDS encoding MarR family winged helix-turn-helix transcriptional regulator encodes the protein MKQDAKSKLALNTYTKLMRGTESVTARVGRKMSDAGLTISQFGVLEALLHKGSMCQRDVASKILKSTGNITMVIDNLEKQGLVQRERSLEDRRYCTVLLTEKGRGLIEATFAEVEAAIVAEMGVLTDAEQETLGKLCKKLGLREG
- a CDS encoding hybrid sensor histidine kinase/response regulator, whose translation is MKEQEHRDFSPAAQLMAVEVIAELLVSSSPHELGAVLTEHLRELTGARTVIVLLHDETRSPGHELLNVSPQRRADLFTPEELDLFCYKSSPEQLPLTPDRLSEHHPLCAPLHRAGIRSMVRYRLVAAGETIGLLLLFDLQTLHRIEEVNQIIALLSAPIALALKNAIAFRVIEQQALALERRVEERTAELSEAQALLQVAIDSSPYPIMICDEDGRVLQLSAGWTRLSGYAMTEIPTLEHWALAAFRERNPATMLYLDGLFTTEMSVYNGEWDFRAKDGSTRTWDFQATPLGRVSRGKRVILIMATDVTERRRAEEEKARLEAQLLQAQKLESVGRLAGGVAHDFNNMLSVILGHANLALMDLPPGEPLRAGLEEIHKAAERSANLTRQLLAFARKQTISPKVLDLNDTVGRMLSMLQRLIGERVELVWRPGSSLWSVLIDPSQLDQILANLCVNARDSIEEIGRIVIETANSTLDGEHGGSAEVPPGDFVCVSVRDTGCGMEPEVLAHAFEPFFTTKETGAGTGLGLATVYGVVTQNGGWVNVESEVGRGTTVNVYLPRHEDAQEKECAPLPEPPAPEGEETVLLVEDESAILNIITMMLTKQGYHVLSSTSPKEAVELARNHTGKIDLLITDVIMPEMNGHELAGLLSAEIPDLKCLFISGYTADLIACHGVLEDSVHFIQKPFSSPELAAKMREVLC
- a CDS encoding DUF1638 domain-containing protein — protein: MIRKTVWLACGVLRDELSRLHRDEMIGGELFFLDSMLHMAPPLLERTLREQLRQRCGACDRLVLVYGDCCAGMLDLAREFRAARTDSINCAQLLVGRKRYRELMREEAFLVLPEWAERWREVMEEALGPDAAAARELLKEHRSVLVYLDTGMVPVPVRQMEAFSAYSGLPWRSERVELDTLLTGLMDAEARAMTIMEGEKQ
- a CDS encoding uroporphyrinogen decarboxylase family protein, with translation MNSYRRVMNTLGGLPVDRPPVFAVLGAYGAGLTGCDLRTLYCDPAAYLAGQRAVQESYGFDLVLAPFDFSAISEAFGGETVWGGLQTPNVRRYPARTVNEALSLPLPAPSTAARLPVMIEATRGLARCYKEEVPVIAVLPGPGILPALLTGLEQWLETLLFEPEQAARLLDHSSPFLVGLANTLLEAGADCLVFTEGMASAEIAPRGLFADAILSHLTATFGAINGPKVVSSTGGRLNHTLDLIPGLPGVVGAIIGSKDDPAESRRLTPAGFNLIGNLDNLAFASASACEISRLALDRLSAHAPEGHFVLANSGGDLPQNTPAANLKALKESVASYKASPGGNT